One window of the Buchnera aphidicola (Shivaphis celti) genome contains the following:
- the tpiA gene encoding triose-phosphate isomerase has protein sequence MKKFIITANWKLNGNNSIINYYIENLKNYFNENKLFNKIIFVPPVIYINSIKNSIKKKNFFLGAQNVDINLSGAFTGEISATMLKDIGVKYVIIGHSERRKFHYENNDCIAKKFKILQENGITPILCIGENLKEKKNEKTELILKKQIEIIFNIVGRQAFQNAIIAYEPIWAIGTGENAKIQYVEKIHKFIKEYVMNNSNLNPKEIKVQYGGSVNENNIQQFFASDHIDGVLVGNSILIYKNFIKMIKYTNFLK, from the coding sequence TTGAAAAAATTTATTATTACTGCTAATTGGAAATTAAACGGTAACAATTCTATTATTAATTATTATATTGAAAATTTAAAAAATTATTTTAACGAAAATAAATTATTTAATAAAATTATCTTTGTTCCTCCTGTTATTTATATTAATAGTATAAAAAATAGTATAAAAAAAAAAAATTTTTTTTTAGGAGCACAAAATGTTGATATAAATCTATCTGGAGCATTTACTGGAGAAATATCTGCAACGATGTTAAAAGATATTGGTGTCAAATACGTTATTATTGGTCATTCTGAACGTAGAAAATTTCATTATGAAAATAATGATTGTATTGCAAAAAAATTTAAAATTCTTCAAGAAAACGGTATTACTCCTATATTATGTATTGGAGAAAATTTAAAAGAAAAAAAAAATGAAAAAACAGAATTAATATTAAAAAAACAAATAGAAATAATATTTAATATTGTTGGAAGACAAGCATTTCAAAATGCTATTATTGCTTATGAGCCAATTTGGGCAATTGGAACAGGGGAAAATGCAAAAATTCAATATGTAGAAAAAATACATAAATTTATTAAAGAATATGTGATGAATAATAGTAATCTTAATCCAAAAGAAATAAAAGTACAATATGGAGGTTCAGTAAATGAAAATAATATACAACAATTTTTTGCATCTGATCATATAGATGGAGTGTTAGTTGGAAATTCAATTTTAATATATAAAAATTTTATTAAAATGATTAAGTATACTAATTTTTTAAAATAA
- a CDS encoding 2-oxoglutarate dehydrogenase E1 component, whose translation MKKKCMLNDLIFDLHYNNQLYIDAMYKNFIHDPNAMSSEWKNFFCKYQEHDETDKTKDYNFFNKKNDISLLIQYIRQYGHIYANINPLKKKFTSNELNSFLLLNNKRFKKESISILQNLLYDEKNSSFYQKYENYKNIYCKYIGYEYYHIDNIKEKKWIKNYIENISKKFILSDIEKINLLNTLIKTEIFEKYLHSKFIGAKRFSIEGADVLIPMLKYIINYACNNVTSKVIFGMAHRGRLNVLVNVLKKKINDLCYEFSESYSNLYGTGDAKYHVGMKRKIKRGSKNIIIDLKYNPSHLEIINPVVMGAAKAYLEQQDTLNTNFVLPINIHGDAAIIGQGVNQELLNMSQTRGYCVGGTIHIVINNQIGFTTSDIQDIRSSTYCTDIAKMIQSPVFHVNADHPNSVIFATQLALDYRYKFKKDVFIDLVCYRRRGHNESDEPSVTQPMMYKKISQQKTISNIYAERLQIKKIINVNYYNNKQIEYRKKINILGEEKFSCNKKIEKKNCIFYKEKIEKIDLKKIFLQINTIPQHIQLHNRVHKIYQDRYNMATKNTLIDWGAAENLAYAILICQGISCRISGEDVARGTFFHRHSVVYDQSSGLDYIPLHHLQQSKGKFRIYNSVLSEEATLAFEYGYSIDSKKTINIWEAQFGDFVNNAQVVIDQFISSGEQKWGIKSNLIIFLPHGYEGQGPEHSSCRLERFLQLCAQNNMKVCSPSTAAQIYHILIKHAHSKQYRPLIILTPKSFLRNDMAKSSFVEIKDGYFKKVIQEKRNITDNAIKKIIFCFGKIYYELINNTIFLKNKNVILVKIEQLYPFPKLEILNLLNVYINLQEIIWCQEEPKNQGAWYYIYFKFQKILSKHMKLKYIGRDAFAAPAGGSIFLHKQQQRKIISNVLNII comes from the coding sequence ATGAAAAAAAAATGCATGTTAAATGATTTGATTTTTGATCTACATTATAATAATCAATTATATATTGATGCAATGTATAAAAATTTTATACATGATCCGAATGCAATGTCTTCAGAATGGAAAAATTTTTTTTGTAAATATCAAGAACATGATGAAACTGATAAAACAAAAGATTATAATTTTTTTAATAAAAAAAATGACATTTCATTACTAATTCAGTATATTAGACAATATGGTCATATATATGCAAATATTAATCCCTTAAAAAAAAAATTTACATCAAATGAATTAAATTCATTTTTATTATTGAATAATAAAAGATTTAAAAAAGAATCAATATCAATTTTACAAAATTTATTATATGATGAAAAAAATTCTTCTTTTTATCAAAAATACGAGAATTATAAAAATATATATTGTAAATATATAGGATATGAATATTATCATATTGATAATATAAAAGAAAAAAAATGGATAAAAAATTATATAGAAAATATATCGAAAAAATTTATATTATCTGATATAGAAAAAATTAACTTATTAAATACATTAATTAAAACAGAAATTTTTGAAAAATATCTTCATTCTAAATTTATAGGAGCAAAACGCTTTTCAATTGAAGGGGCAGATGTTTTAATTCCTATGTTAAAATATATAATAAATTATGCATGTAATAACGTTACATCAAAAGTTATTTTTGGAATGGCACATAGAGGAAGATTAAATGTTTTGGTAAATGTATTAAAAAAAAAAATAAACGATTTATGTTATGAATTTTCAGAATCATATAGCAATTTATATGGAACTGGAGATGCAAAATATCATGTTGGTATGAAAAGGAAAATTAAGCGTGGTAGTAAGAATATTATAATTGATCTAAAATATAATCCATCGCATTTAGAAATTATTAACCCAGTTGTTATGGGAGCAGCTAAAGCATATCTTGAACAACAAGATACACTAAACACAAATTTTGTTTTACCAATTAATATTCATGGAGATGCTGCAATTATTGGACAAGGAGTAAATCAAGAATTATTAAATATGTCACAAACAAGAGGTTATTGTGTTGGAGGAACAATACATATTGTTATAAACAATCAAATTGGATTTACAACTTCTGATATTCAAGATATACGTTCTAGCACATATTGTACAGATATTGCAAAAATGATACAATCTCCAGTTTTTCATGTTAATGCAGATCATCCAAATTCTGTGATTTTTGCTACTCAATTAGCATTAGATTATAGGTATAAATTTAAAAAAGATGTTTTTATAGATTTAGTTTGTTACCGAAGAAGAGGTCATAATGAGTCTGATGAACCAAGTGTCACTCAACCCATGATGTATAAAAAAATTTCTCAACAAAAAACAATTAGTAATATTTATGCAGAAAGATTACAAATTAAAAAAATTATTAATGTAAATTACTATAATAATAAACAAATAGAATATCGTAAAAAGATAAATATTTTAGGAGAAGAAAAATTTTCATGTAATAAAAAAATAGAAAAAAAAAATTGTATTTTTTATAAAGAAAAAATTGAAAAAATCGATTTAAAAAAAATTTTTTTACAAATTAATACAATTCCTCAACATATTCAATTACATAATCGAGTACATAAAATTTATCAAGATAGATACAATATGGCCACCAAAAATACATTAATTGATTGGGGTGCAGCAGAAAATTTGGCTTATGCAATTTTGATATGCCAAGGTATTTCATGCAGAATTTCTGGAGAAGATGTTGCTAGAGGGACATTTTTTCATCGCCACTCAGTAGTATATGATCAATCAAGCGGTTTAGATTATATTCCTTTGCATCATTTACAACAATCGAAGGGAAAATTTAGAATTTATAATTCTGTATTATCAGAAGAAGCAACATTAGCATTTGAATATGGATATTCTATTGATTCAAAAAAAACAATAAATATTTGGGAGGCACAATTTGGTGATTTTGTTAATAATGCACAAGTTGTGATAGATCAGTTTATTAGTTCCGGAGAACAAAAATGGGGAATAAAATCAAATTTAATAATTTTTTTACCTCATGGATACGAAGGCCAAGGACCTGAACATTCTTCATGTCGATTAGAAAGATTTTTACAATTATGTGCACAAAATAATATGAAAGTCTGTTCACCATCTACTGCCGCACAAATATATCATATACTGATTAAACATGCACATAGTAAACAGTATCGACCGTTAATTATCTTGACTCCAAAATCTTTTTTGCGAAATGATATGGCTAAATCATCTTTTGTGGAAATAAAAGATGGATACTTTAAAAAAGTAATACAGGAAAAGAGAAATATTACAGATAATGCAATTAAAAAAATAATTTTTTGTTTTGGAAAAATATATTACGAATTAATAAATAATACTATTTTTCTTAAAAATAAAAATGTTATTTTAGTAAAAATTGAACAATTATATCCATTTCCAAAATTAGAAATTTTAAATTTATTGAATGTTTATATTAATCTTCAAGAAATTATTTGGTGTCAAGAAGAACCAAAAAATCAAGGGGCATGGTATTATATATATTTTAAATTTCAAAAAATACTCTCTAAACATATGAAATTAAAATATATTGGTCGTGATGCTTTTGCTGCTCCTGCAGGAGGATCAATTTTTTTACATAAACAACAACAAAGAAAAATTATTTCTAATGTTTTAAATATTATATAA
- the rpsA gene encoding 30S ribosomal protein S1 — protein MKESFSYLLEQSFKKIKTKTGSIISGQIIDIKKETVIIDSGLKSESYVPIEQFKNKFGKLEIKIGDYVDVALDSMEDGFGETVLSREKAKKHESWIALKNAYQNSETVIGMISGKVKGGFTIELNDLRAFLPGSLVDIRPIKETSHLENKPIELKIIKIDQKRNNVVVSRKAVIESETSAERNQFLLKLQEGMTVKGVIKNLTDYGAFVDLGGVDGLLHITDMAWKRVKHPSDIVNIGDEIVVKVLKFDREKTRVSLGLKQLTDDPWNSILNRYSEGNKVFGKVTNLTDYGCFVEIEEGIEGLVHISEMDWTNKNIHPNKVANIGDKLQVMILDIDAERRRISLGIKQCKPNPWEIFSKENHKGVRVQGKIKSITDFGIFIGLDGGIDGLVHLSDISWNHTNEKVLAKYKKGNKISAVVLQVDPERERISLGLKQLTEDNFSKYIQQYKKDDIIPGRVLLIQDNIIKVYLGSDVIGILNKKNCLLLFKVNDLIECKFNKFDRKNRVIHILPYKNYTDKNSESIFLKKFKHDIFFKIDQ, from the coding sequence ATGAAAGAATCATTTTCTTATTTACTTGAACAATCTTTTAAAAAAATTAAAACAAAAACAGGATCAATTATTTCTGGTCAAATAATTGATATAAAAAAAGAAACAGTTATTATTGATTCTGGATTAAAGTCAGAATCATATGTTCCGATTGAACAGTTTAAAAATAAATTTGGAAAACTAGAAATTAAAATCGGAGATTATGTAGATGTTGCATTAGATTCAATGGAAGACGGTTTTGGAGAAACGGTTTTATCTCGAGAAAAAGCAAAAAAACATGAATCTTGGATTGCATTAAAAAATGCATATCAGAATTCTGAAACTGTTATTGGCATGATAAGTGGGAAAGTAAAAGGTGGGTTTACAATAGAATTAAATGATTTACGTGCATTTTTACCAGGATCATTAGTAGATATTCGTCCTATAAAAGAAACTAGTCATTTAGAAAATAAACCAATTGAACTGAAAATAATTAAAATAGATCAAAAAAGAAATAATGTAGTTGTATCAAGAAAAGCAGTAATTGAATCTGAAACAAGCGCTGAAAGAAATCAATTTTTATTAAAATTACAAGAAGGAATGACTGTTAAAGGAGTAATAAAAAATTTAACTGATTATGGAGCATTTGTAGATTTAGGTGGCGTAGATGGATTATTACATATTACTGATATGGCTTGGAAAAGAGTGAAACATCCAAGTGATATTGTTAATATAGGAGATGAAATTGTTGTTAAAGTATTAAAATTTGATCGCGAAAAAACAAGAGTATCGCTTGGGTTAAAACAATTAACAGATGATCCATGGAATTCTATATTAAATCGATATTCGGAAGGAAACAAAGTTTTCGGGAAAGTGACTAATCTTACTGATTATGGTTGTTTTGTTGAAATTGAAGAAGGAATAGAAGGATTAGTTCATATCTCAGAAATGGATTGGACAAATAAAAATATTCATCCCAATAAAGTTGCAAATATTGGAGACAAATTGCAAGTGATGATTTTAGATATTGATGCTGAAAGAAGACGTATATCATTAGGAATTAAACAATGTAAACCAAATCCTTGGGAAATTTTTTCAAAAGAAAATCATAAAGGTGTTCGTGTACAAGGTAAAATTAAATCTATTACTGATTTTGGTATATTTATTGGTTTAGACGGTGGAATTGATGGATTAGTCCATTTATCTGATATTTCGTGGAATCATACAAATGAAAAAGTATTAGCAAAATACAAAAAAGGAAATAAAATTTCTGCTGTAGTATTACAAGTTGATCCTGAAAGAGAAAGAATTTCATTAGGTTTAAAACAACTGACAGAAGATAATTTTAGTAAATATATTCAACAGTATAAAAAAGATGATATCATTCCGGGAAGAGTATTATTGATTCAAGATAATATTATTAAAGTATATTTAGGTAGTGATGTTATTGGAATTTTAAATAAAAAGAATTGTTTATTATTATTTAAAGTCAATGATTTAATTGAATGCAAATTTAATAAATTTGATCGAAAAAATAGAGTTATTCATATTTTACCATATAAAAATTATACTGATAAAAACAGTGAATCAATTTTTTTAAAAAAATTTAAACATGATATTTTTTTTAAAATCGATCAATAA
- a CDS encoding Nif3-like dinuclear metal center hexameric protein: MNNYELEKIINNKLNSKKIHDYIPNGLQIEGKNNIKKIITGVSICQKLIDIAIQKQAEAIIVHHGFFWKNESNRIIKNKKNRLKSILSHEINLYNWHLPLDIHDQLGNNVQIAKKLGINILGKITDLVLWGNFSHKIPVSTFIQKVNTIFNHEVMCFKNPDNNFIKNIAWCSGRGQKYIKYACNFSLDAFLTGEASEDTMHYSYENKIHFFSAGHYCTERFGIQKLGDWLNKNYNLNVEFIDIYNPI, translated from the coding sequence ATGAACAATTATGAATTAGAAAAAATCATAAATAACAAGTTAAATAGTAAAAAAATTCATGATTATATTCCTAACGGTTTACAAATCGAAGGGAAAAATAATATTAAAAAAATTATTACCGGAGTTAGTATATGTCAAAAATTAATTGATATAGCCATTCAAAAACAAGCGGAAGCTATTATTGTACATCACGGATTTTTTTGGAAAAATGAATCTAATAGAATTATTAAAAATAAAAAAAACCGATTAAAATCAATTTTATCTCATGAAATTAACTTATATAATTGGCATCTCCCGTTAGATATACACGATCAATTAGGTAATAATGTTCAAATAGCAAAAAAATTAGGTATTAATATATTAGGGAAAATAACTGATTTAGTTTTATGGGGAAATTTTTCTCATAAAATACCTGTTTCAACATTTATTCAGAAGGTAAATACAATATTTAATCATGAAGTAATGTGTTTTAAAAATCCAGATAATAATTTTATTAAAAATATTGCGTGGTGTAGTGGTAGAGGGCAAAAATATATTAAATACGCTTGTAATTTTAGTTTAGATGCTTTTCTAACTGGTGAAGCATCTGAAGATACTATGCATTATTCATATGAAAATAAAATTCATTTTTTTTCAGCTGGTCATTATTGTACTGAACGTTTTGGAATACAAAAATTAGGAGATTGGTTAAATAAAAATTATAATTTAAATGTTGAATTTATTGATATTTATAATCCAATATAA
- the cmk gene encoding (d)CMP kinase: MQSSYVITIDGPSGSGKSSLSKTISQKLNWFHLESGIIYRVLACLFLKNKYMISKKNVISLMHALENHFIYHNGKIHSFHTKCFTKKDILSSNVTDISSKLSTIKYIRDYLLFKQRLFKQNPGLVANGRDMGTIVFPHAIIKFFLYANLKERVYRRIKELKKNGFNICFEKLLFQMQKRDYRDQNRKFAPLKIAKNSIILDSSNMNFQETCNFAMHYIKKKIFL, translated from the coding sequence ATGCAATCATCTTATGTTATTACAATAGATGGACCGAGTGGATCTGGAAAAAGTTCATTATCAAAAACAATATCACAAAAATTAAATTGGTTTCATTTAGAATCTGGAATAATTTATCGTGTGCTTGCATGTTTATTTTTAAAAAATAAATATATGATATCAAAAAAAAATGTTATATCTTTGATGCATGCACTAGAAAACCATTTTATTTATCATAATGGAAAAATTCATTCTTTTCATACAAAATGCTTTACAAAAAAAGATATTTTATCTTCCAATGTTACAGATATTTCTTCTAAATTATCAACTATTAAATATATTAGAGATTATTTATTGTTCAAGCAACGATTATTTAAACAAAATCCAGGATTAGTGGCAAACGGAAGAGATATGGGAACAATTGTTTTTCCTCATGCTATTATAAAATTTTTTTTATATGCAAATTTGAAAGAAAGAGTATATAGAAGAATAAAAGAACTTAAAAAAAATGGTTTTAATATTTGTTTTGAAAAATTATTATTTCAAATGCAAAAAAGAGACTATCGTGATCAAAATCGAAAATTTGCCCCATTAAAAATAGCAAAAAATTCTATCATACTAGATTCTAGTAATATGAATTTTCAAGAAACTTGTAATTTTGCAATGCATTATATTAAAAAAAAAATTTTTTTATAA
- the fldA gene encoding flavodoxin FldA: MKEIGIFFGSDTGNTEKIAKIIHHKIGLEKSAIFDISDATEKDIEKFNILIFGIPTWYYGEMQCDWDEFLPHLKKIDFKDKIVAIFGCGDQEDYSEYFCDGMGIIYEILKEKNATLIGKWSTEGYKFESSKALINEKYFVGLVIDEDRQKKLSDQRIAIWTKSILTEIKNINKKK, from the coding sequence ATGAAAGAGATAGGAATCTTTTTCGGAAGTGATACTGGAAATACCGAAAAAATTGCAAAAATTATTCATCATAAAATTGGATTAGAAAAATCTGCAATATTCGATATTTCTGATGCAACAGAAAAAGATATAGAAAAATTTAATATTTTAATATTTGGTATACCTACTTGGTATTATGGTGAAATGCAATGCGATTGGGATGAATTTTTACCACATTTGAAAAAAATAGATTTTAAAGATAAAATAGTCGCTATTTTTGGATGTGGAGATCAAGAAGATTATAGCGAATACTTTTGTGATGGAATGGGAATAATTTATGAAATTTTAAAAGAAAAAAATGCTACTTTGATTGGAAAATGGTCTACTGAGGGATACAAATTTGAATCTTCTAAAGCATTAATAAATGAAAAATATTTTGTAGGACTAGTAATTGATGAAGATCGACAAAAAAAATTAAGCGATCAAAGAATAGCAATTTGGACAAAATCTATATTAACTGAAATAAAGAATATTAATAAAAAAAAATAA
- the gpmA gene encoding 2,3-diphosphoglycerate-dependent phosphoglycerate mutase, with protein MKKKNRLVLIRHGESLWNQLNQFTGWTDVQLSIKGKKEALAAGKLLKKKNFFFDYCYTSVLQRAIHTLWIVLKEINQSWLPVKKTWRLNERHYGKLQGLNKDSVIEKYGLENIQKWRRSFKEIPPKMTDLQKLVIRSDNRYVNLENSEIPNSESLELTLLRILPFWEKVIFPKIQNNKNILIVAHGNSLRALIKYLSKLDEKSVYNLSVPTGIPIIYNIDNSNISKEYKFLKN; from the coding sequence ATGAAAAAAAAAAATCGTTTAGTTTTAATTCGACATGGAGAGAGTTTATGGAATCAATTAAATCAATTTACAGGATGGACAGATGTACAATTATCTATAAAAGGTAAAAAAGAAGCGCTTGCTGCAGGAAAATTGCTAAAAAAAAAAAATTTTTTTTTTGATTATTGTTACACTTCAGTATTACAAAGAGCTATTCATACTTTATGGATTGTTCTAAAAGAAATAAATCAATCTTGGTTACCTGTAAAAAAAACATGGCGTTTAAATGAACGTCATTATGGTAAATTACAAGGACTAAATAAAGATTCAGTAATAGAAAAATATGGATTAGAAAATATTCAAAAATGGAGAAGAAGTTTTAAAGAAATACCGCCAAAAATGACAGATCTTCAAAAACTTGTTATACGTTCTGATAACCGATATGTAAATCTTGAAAATTCAGAAATTCCTAATTCTGAAAGTTTAGAACTTACTTTATTAAGAATTTTACCATTTTGGGAGAAAGTGATTTTCCCAAAAATACAAAATAATAAAAATATATTAATTGTTGCACATGGTAATTCATTACGCGCTTTAATTAAATATTTATCAAAATTAGATGAAAAATCAGTTTATAATTTATCTGTTCCAACCGGAATACCTATTATATATAATATTGATAATTCTAATATTTCTAAAGAATATAAATTTTTAAAAAATTAA
- the sucB gene encoding dihydrolipoyllysine-residue succinyltransferase has translation MKKKNILVPELPESVNDATIIRWHKSIGEVVKQDEILVDIETEKVILEVPSIIDGKLEKILSLPGSIVKSKQIIGHIKEINTENEKYAVISSDEKKKKIIKDIKNIQKNNDSPSYRRIISKNQNNVINQSINTKEINKIVDDRLPQKKNKFDKKTIVPLTNFRKRIANRLLQTKKNTVMLTTFNEINMSSVIKIRKKYKDLFQEKHTIKLGFMSFFIKAVVQALKKFPNINAKINNNNIIYYHYFDINIAISTTHGLITPILKNVDNMSMAEIEKKIFDLRKKAELGKLELSDLLSGNFTITNGGVFGSLFSTPIINPPQTAILGMHAIQDRVIVVHDKITIAPMMYIALSYDHQLIDGKESVGFLKTIKEVLEDFSRIMLDI, from the coding sequence ATGAAAAAAAAAAACATTTTAGTTCCAGAGTTACCAGAATCTGTTAATGATGCAACAATTATTCGTTGGCATAAAAGTATTGGAGAAGTAGTGAAACAGGATGAAATATTAGTTGATATAGAAACTGAAAAAGTAATTTTAGAAGTTCCATCAATAATTGATGGAAAACTAGAAAAAATATTATCTCTTCCTGGATCTATAGTAAAAAGTAAACAAATAATAGGACATATAAAAGAAATAAATACTGAAAATGAAAAGTATGCTGTAATTTCATCTGATGAAAAAAAAAAAAAAATAATAAAAGATATAAAAAATATTCAAAAAAACAATGATAGCCCATCTTATAGAAGAATTATTTCTAAAAATCAAAATAATGTAATCAATCAATCAATAAATACAAAAGAAATAAATAAAATTGTTGATGATAGATTGCCACAAAAAAAAAATAAATTTGACAAAAAAACCATCGTACCTCTTACAAATTTTAGAAAAAGAATAGCAAATAGGTTATTACAAACTAAAAAAAATACAGTGATGTTAACTACTTTTAATGAAATAAATATGAGTTCTGTGATTAAAATAAGAAAAAAATATAAAGATCTATTTCAAGAAAAACATACGATCAAATTAGGATTTATGTCATTTTTTATAAAAGCGGTTGTGCAAGCTCTAAAAAAATTTCCAAATATAAATGCTAAAATTAATAATAATAACATAATATATTATCATTATTTTGATATTAACATCGCAATTTCTACAACTCATGGATTAATTACTCCAATTTTAAAAAACGTTGATAATATGTCGATGGCTGAAATAGAAAAAAAAATTTTTGATTTAAGAAAAAAAGCAGAATTAGGAAAATTAGAATTATCAGATTTATTAAGTGGAAATTTTACAATTACTAATGGAGGAGTATTTGGTTCATTATTTTCTACTCCTATTATTAATCCTCCGCAAACTGCTATTTTAGGTATGCATGCCATTCAAGATCGTGTTATTGTCGTACATGACAAGATAACAATAGCTCCAATGATGTATATTGCTCTTTCATATGATCATCAATTAATTGATGGAAAAGAATCTGTAGGTTTTTTAAAAACAATTAAAGAGGTATTAGAAGATTTTTCTAGAATTATGTTAGATATTTAA
- the pfkA gene encoding 6-phosphofructokinase → MIKRIGVLTSGGDSPGMNAAIRSIVRTGLNEKLEIFGIYDGYLGLYKNYMIQLNYNSVSNMLNRGGTFLGSARFPEFYKKNIRSIAIQNIRNKKIDALIVIGGDGSYTGAQKLTDIGIPCIGLPGTIDNDIYGTDYTIGYFTALNTIVEAIDRLRDTSSSHQRISIVEVMGRCCGDLTLFAAIAGGCEFIVLPEMSFKKELLLKEIQLRIRNGKKHAIIAITEGICDVEKLAKYIENHIKRETRSTILGHIQRGGSPVAYDRILASRMGAYAIKKIIQGYGGKCIGIKNETIINYDFSIAINHKNKKNKNNFLNLAKKLY, encoded by the coding sequence ATGATAAAAAGAATTGGTGTACTAACAAGTGGGGGAGATTCCCCTGGAATGAATGCAGCAATACGATCTATAGTACGTACAGGTTTAAATGAAAAATTAGAAATATTTGGAATATACGATGGGTATTTAGGGTTGTATAAAAATTACATGATACAGTTAAATTATAATAGTGTTTCTAATATGTTAAATCGAGGAGGAACATTTCTTGGATCAGCTAGATTTCCAGAATTTTATAAAAAAAATATTCGATCAATAGCAATTCAAAATATCAGAAATAAAAAAATTGATGCTTTAATTGTTATTGGAGGAGATGGATCATATACAGGTGCTCAAAAGTTAACTGATATCGGTATACCATGTATTGGTTTACCGGGTACTATAGATAATGATATTTATGGTACTGATTATACTATTGGTTATTTTACTGCACTAAATACTATTGTGGAAGCAATTGATCGATTACGTGACACATCTTCTTCTCATCAAAGAATATCTATTGTAGAGGTGATGGGTAGATGTTGTGGAGATTTAACTTTATTTGCAGCTATTGCTGGTGGATGTGAATTTATTGTGTTACCAGAAATGTCTTTCAAAAAAGAGTTACTATTAAAAGAAATTCAATTACGTATTCGAAATGGAAAAAAACATGCAATTATTGCGATTACTGAAGGCATTTGTGATGTAGAAAAATTAGCAAAATATATCGAAAATCATATTAAAAGAGAAACTCGATCGACTATTTTAGGACATATTCAAAGAGGAGGATCACCTGTTGCTTATGATAGAATCTTAGCATCAAGAATGGGTGCATATGCAATTAAAAAAATTATTCAAGGTTATGGTGGAAAGTGTATTGGAATAAAAAACGAAACAATTATTAATTATGATTTTTCAATTGCAATTAATCATAAAAATAAAAAAAATAAAAATAATTTTTTAAATCTTGCTAAAAAATTATATTAA